In the Pseudoalteromonas tunicata genome, one interval contains:
- a CDS encoding thioesterase II family protein — MIYSSKSNKLFVIPKPRPYPKMRLFCFPFAGGGVSTYISWADSFPDDIELVIIQPPGRGSRLAEDPHDNMTSLIDELMRHADFITQQPYLLFGHSLGSRVAYELCYRLKQNEMPLPQYFIASGSRAPHVSKDKEMIHNLPKNEFIQALEKLNGTPKELLENRELMDLFMSLLRADFKIAETYLAQKCKMPFSILVLHGQDDIDIEEHQLSAWGELSDLGHHLVQLPGDHFFINQSRNEVIHQVSQRVGTALAASYSTL; from the coding sequence ATGATTTATTCATCAAAAAGTAATAAACTCTTCGTAATACCTAAGCCCAGACCTTACCCTAAAATGAGGCTATTTTGTTTCCCTTTTGCCGGCGGAGGTGTTAGTACCTATATTTCATGGGCTGATAGTTTTCCCGATGATATTGAGCTTGTCATTATTCAGCCACCAGGTCGGGGATCTCGTCTTGCAGAAGATCCTCACGATAATATGACATCGTTGATCGATGAATTGATGAGACATGCTGATTTTATTACCCAACAACCTTATTTATTATTTGGTCATAGTTTAGGAAGCAGGGTAGCTTATGAACTCTGTTATAGACTTAAACAAAATGAAATGCCCTTGCCACAATATTTTATTGCTTCAGGTAGCCGGGCACCACACGTCTCAAAAGATAAAGAGATGATCCATAACCTACCAAAAAATGAATTTATCCAAGCATTAGAAAAACTAAATGGCACCCCTAAGGAACTATTAGAAAATAGAGAACTAATGGATTTATTTATGTCTCTTCTACGGGCTGACTTTAAAATCGCCGAAACTTATTTAGCCCAAAAATGCAAAATGCCGTTTTCAATTCTCGTGTTACATGGCCAAGATGATATTGACATCGAAGAGCATCAATTGAGCGCTTGGGGAGAATTATCTGATTTAGGACATCATTTAGTACAATTGCCTGGCGATCATTTTTTTATAAATCAATCTAGAAATGAAGTGATCCATCAAGTTTCGCAACGTGTAGGAACCGCGCTTGCCGCGAGTTATAGCACATTATAA
- a CDS encoding diguanylate cyclase translates to MEDNQIINQRNSTSHCFDSSLENEPFIMIDDTKDPFSLIGSEPEKILIVDDAKDNRTMLCELLMSQRKVILAKDGAQGLALATKHLPDLILLDVMMPGITGHQVIRSLKSDESTMHIPVIFISSKISADDEKYGLDLGAVDYISKPFHPAIVQARVKNVLREQRNKKLLEKLALVDSLTEIYNRRFYELDIRKVWNGCKRENKAISLALLDIDYFKSYNDEYGHLSGDEALRLVAKHIKNQLKRPHDIIARYGGEEFVIVLPDTNADDAKRILTDICQSIEQLKIPHESSVISHYVTISIGGATMIPKHEASHEELVKIVDEYLYQAKAQGRNRVCWQP, encoded by the coding sequence ATGGAAGATAATCAAATAATTAACCAAAGAAACAGCACATCACATTGTTTTGACAGTTCATTAGAAAATGAACCTTTTATTATGATTGATGATACTAAAGATCCTTTCTCACTCATTGGGAGTGAACCCGAAAAAATCCTCATTGTTGATGACGCTAAAGATAACCGAACCATGCTTTGTGAGTTGCTAATGTCACAACGCAAAGTGATTTTAGCTAAAGATGGCGCCCAAGGTTTAGCTCTTGCGACAAAACATTTGCCCGATTTAATTTTACTCGATGTTATGATGCCAGGAATTACAGGTCATCAAGTGATCCGTTCGTTAAAAAGCGATGAATCAACGATGCATATTCCGGTTATTTTCATCTCATCAAAAATTTCTGCTGACGATGAAAAATATGGTCTCGATTTGGGCGCTGTTGATTATATTTCAAAGCCATTTCATCCGGCTATTGTGCAAGCTAGAGTAAAAAATGTGCTGCGAGAGCAACGTAATAAAAAGCTACTTGAAAAATTAGCCCTCGTAGATAGCTTAACCGAAATTTATAACCGTCGTTTTTATGAGCTTGATATCCGAAAAGTCTGGAATGGCTGTAAACGTGAAAACAAAGCGATTTCTTTAGCCTTGTTAGATATTGATTACTTTAAAAGCTATAACGATGAATACGGTCATCTTAGTGGCGATGAAGCTTTGCGTTTAGTTGCTAAACACATAAAAAATCAATTAAAACGGCCCCATGATATTATTGCTCGTTATGGCGGAGAAGAATTTGTGATTGTACTACCCGATACCAATGCCGATGATGCCAAACGTATTTTGACTGATATCTGCCAATCTATTGAACAGCTGAAAATTCCTCATGAATCATCTGTAATATCACATTACGTAACCATTAGCATTGGTGGTGCAACTATGATCCCAAAACACGAAGCATCACATGAAGAGCTCGTTAAAATTGTTGACGAGTATTTATATCAAGCTAAAGCACAAGGTCGCAACCGCGTTTGTTGGCAACCTTAA